In Juglans microcarpa x Juglans regia isolate MS1-56 chromosome 8D, Jm3101_v1.0, whole genome shotgun sequence, the following are encoded in one genomic region:
- the LOC121243315 gene encoding serine/threonine-protein kinase tricornered isoform X1 — protein MEDREEEEEVMGSSLTMEKVAAAKQFIENHYRAQMKNIQERKERRWVLERKLASTDVPREEKINLIKDLERKETEFMRLKRHKICVDDFELLTIIGRGAFGEVRLCREKKSGNIYAMKKLKKSEMVKRGQVEHVRAERNLLAEVASHCIVKLYYSFQDAEYLYLIMEYLPGGDMMTLLMREDTLTENVARFYIAQSVLAIESIHKHNYIHRDIKPDNLLLDKYGHMKLSDFGLCKPLDCTTLSTLHENSVMDDENSRDPMDIDGCFPDAGNGSTWKSPLEQLQHWQMNRRKLAFSTVGTPDYIAPEVLLKKGYGMECDWWSLGAIMYEMLVGYPPFYSDDPITTCRKIVHWKNQLKFPEDAKLTFEAKDLICRLLCDVEHRLGTGGAHQIKAHPWFKDVLWEKLYEMEAAFMPEVNGELDTQNFMKFDELDSPIPARSGSGPSRKMPLTTKDLSFVGYTYKNFDAVKGSSGLKRSTSLKQPSTDSIHSKESLFFPPNYTTKRTVGETEAQILTSSGDPMLS, from the exons ATGGAGGAtcgagaggaggaagaggaggtgaTGGGGTCGAGCTTGACGATGGAGAAGGTGGCGGCAGCGAAGCAGTTCATAGAGAACCACTATAGAGCTCAGATGAAGAACATTCAAGAGCGCAAAGAGAG ACGATGGGTGTTAGAGAGGAAATTAGCGTCTACAGATGTGCCTAGGGAGGAAAAGATCAATCTAATCAAAGATTTAGAGCGAAAAGAGACAGAATTTATGCGACTAAAAAGGCACAAGATATGCGTTGATGATTTTGAGCTTTTAACAATCATTGGGAGGGGGGCCTTTGGTGAG GTCCGATTGTGCCGGGAGAAGAAATCTGGCAATATTTATGccatgaaaaagttgaagaaatctGAAATGGTTAAGAGAGGACAG GTGGAACACGTCAGAGCTGAGAGGAACTTGCTGGCAGAAGTTGCCAGCCATTGCATAGTGAAGCTTTATTACTCATTTCAGGATGCTGAGTACTTATATTTGATTATGGAATATCTGCCTGGTGGCGACATGATGACTCTACTGATGAGGGAAGACACCTTAACAGAAAATGTGGCTAGATTTTACATTGCACAGAGTGTCCTGGCCATAGAGTCTATTCACAAACATAATTACATTCACAG GGATATTAAGCCTGACAACCTTCTCCTGGACAAGTATGGCCATATGAAGCTCTCAGATTTTGGCCTCTGCAAGCCTCTTGATTGTACTACTTTATCTACACTGCATGAAAATAGTGTCATGGATGATGAAAACTCGAGAGATCCAATGGACATTGATGGTTGTTTTCCTGATGCGGGTAATGGGAGTACTTGGAAAAGCCCTCTTGAACAGCTTCAGCACTGGCAAATGAACAGAAGAAAGTTG GCATTTTCAACTGTGGGAACACCAGATTACATAGCTCCTGAAGTACTACTGAAAAAGGGATATGGAATGGAATGTGACTG GTGGTCACTGGGAGCAATAATGTATGAAATGCTTGTTGGTTACCCTCCATTTTATTCAGATGACCCGATAACCACATGCAGAAAG ATCGTTCATTggaaaaatcaattaaaatttcCAGAAGATGCAAAGTTGACGTTTGAGGCTAAGGATCTTATTTGCAGGTTGCTGTGTGATGTTGAACATAGGCTAGGTACTGGAGGTGCACACCAAATTaaa GCTCATCCTTGGTTCAAGGATGTCTTATGGGAGAAACTCTATGAAATGGAAGCAGCATTCATGCCAGAAGTCAATGGGGAGCTAGATACACAGAACTTTATGAAGTTTGATGAA TTGGATTCTCCAATCCCTGCAAGGAGTGGCTCGGGCCCCTCACGAAAG ATGCCATTAACTACAAAAGATCTAAGCTTTGTTGGCTATACATACAAGAATTTTGATGCTGTGAAAGGCTCTTCTG GTCTCAAAAGAAGCACGTCGCTGAAACAGCCATCAACTGATTCTATACATAGTAAggaatcattattttttcctccAA ATTATACTACTAAACGGACTGTTGGGGAAACAGAGGCGCAGATACTCACATCCTCAGGCGATCCCAtgttatcataa
- the LOC121243315 gene encoding serine/threonine-protein kinase tricornered isoform X2, with the protein MEDREEEEEVMGSSLTMEKVAAAKQFIENHYRAQMKNIQERKERRWVLERKLASTDVPREEKINLIKDLERKETEFMRLKRHKICVDDFELLTIIGRGAFGEVRLCREKKSGNIYAMKKLKKSEMVKRGQVEHVRAERNLLAEVASHCIVKLYYSFQDAEYLYLIMEYLPGGDMMTLLMREDTLTENVARFYIAQSVLAIESIHKHNYIHRDIKPDNLLLDKYGHMKLSDFGLCKPLDCTTLSTLHENSVMDDENSRDPMDIDGCFPDAGNGSTWKSPLEQLQHWQMNRRKLAFSTVGTPDYIAPEVLLKKGYGMECDWWSLGAIMYEMLVGYPPFYSDDPITTCRKIVHWKNQLKFPEDAKLTFEAKDLICRLLCDVEHRLGTGGAHQIKAHPWFKDVLWEKLYEMEAAFMPEVNGELDTQNFMKFDELDSPIPARSGSGPSRKMPLTTKDLSFVGYTYKNFDAVKGSSGLKRSTSLKQPSTDSIHSDSATDYTTKRTVGETEAQILTSSGDPMLS; encoded by the exons ATGGAGGAtcgagaggaggaagaggaggtgaTGGGGTCGAGCTTGACGATGGAGAAGGTGGCGGCAGCGAAGCAGTTCATAGAGAACCACTATAGAGCTCAGATGAAGAACATTCAAGAGCGCAAAGAGAG ACGATGGGTGTTAGAGAGGAAATTAGCGTCTACAGATGTGCCTAGGGAGGAAAAGATCAATCTAATCAAAGATTTAGAGCGAAAAGAGACAGAATTTATGCGACTAAAAAGGCACAAGATATGCGTTGATGATTTTGAGCTTTTAACAATCATTGGGAGGGGGGCCTTTGGTGAG GTCCGATTGTGCCGGGAGAAGAAATCTGGCAATATTTATGccatgaaaaagttgaagaaatctGAAATGGTTAAGAGAGGACAG GTGGAACACGTCAGAGCTGAGAGGAACTTGCTGGCAGAAGTTGCCAGCCATTGCATAGTGAAGCTTTATTACTCATTTCAGGATGCTGAGTACTTATATTTGATTATGGAATATCTGCCTGGTGGCGACATGATGACTCTACTGATGAGGGAAGACACCTTAACAGAAAATGTGGCTAGATTTTACATTGCACAGAGTGTCCTGGCCATAGAGTCTATTCACAAACATAATTACATTCACAG GGATATTAAGCCTGACAACCTTCTCCTGGACAAGTATGGCCATATGAAGCTCTCAGATTTTGGCCTCTGCAAGCCTCTTGATTGTACTACTTTATCTACACTGCATGAAAATAGTGTCATGGATGATGAAAACTCGAGAGATCCAATGGACATTGATGGTTGTTTTCCTGATGCGGGTAATGGGAGTACTTGGAAAAGCCCTCTTGAACAGCTTCAGCACTGGCAAATGAACAGAAGAAAGTTG GCATTTTCAACTGTGGGAACACCAGATTACATAGCTCCTGAAGTACTACTGAAAAAGGGATATGGAATGGAATGTGACTG GTGGTCACTGGGAGCAATAATGTATGAAATGCTTGTTGGTTACCCTCCATTTTATTCAGATGACCCGATAACCACATGCAGAAAG ATCGTTCATTggaaaaatcaattaaaatttcCAGAAGATGCAAAGTTGACGTTTGAGGCTAAGGATCTTATTTGCAGGTTGCTGTGTGATGTTGAACATAGGCTAGGTACTGGAGGTGCACACCAAATTaaa GCTCATCCTTGGTTCAAGGATGTCTTATGGGAGAAACTCTATGAAATGGAAGCAGCATTCATGCCAGAAGTCAATGGGGAGCTAGATACACAGAACTTTATGAAGTTTGATGAA TTGGATTCTCCAATCCCTGCAAGGAGTGGCTCGGGCCCCTCACGAAAG ATGCCATTAACTACAAAAGATCTAAGCTTTGTTGGCTATACATACAAGAATTTTGATGCTGTGAAAGGCTCTTCTG GTCTCAAAAGAAGCACGTCGCTGAAACAGCCATCAACTGATTCTATACATA GTGACTCTGCGACAGATTATACTACTAAACGGACTGTTGGGGAAACAGAGGCGCAGATACTCACATCCTCAGGCGATCCCAtgttatcataa
- the LOC121243315 gene encoding serine/threonine-protein kinase tricornered isoform X3, translating to MEDREEEEEVMGSSLTMEKVAAAKQFIENHYRAQMKNIQERKERRWVLERKLASTDVPREEKINLIKDLERKETEFMRLKRHKICVDDFELLTIIGRGAFGEVRLCREKKSGNIYAMKKLKKSEMVKRGQVEHVRAERNLLAEVASHCIVKLYYSFQDAEYLYLIMEYLPGGDMMTLLMREDTLTENVARFYIAQSVLAIESIHKHNYIHRDIKPDNLLLDKYGHMKLSDFGLCKPLDCTTLSTLHENSVMDDENSRDPMDIDGCFPDAGNGSTWKSPLEQLQHWQMNRRKLAFSTVGTPDYIAPEVLLKKGYGMECDWWSLGAIMYEMLVGYPPFYSDDPITTCRKIVHWKNQLKFPEDAKLTFEAKDLICRLLCDVEHRLGTGGAHQIKAHPWFKDVLWEKLYEMEAAFMPEVNGELDTQNFMKFDELDSPIPARSGSGPSRKMPLTTKDLSFVGYTYKNFDAVKGSSGLKRSTSLKQPSTDSIHNYTTKRTVGETEAQILTSSGDPMLS from the exons ATGGAGGAtcgagaggaggaagaggaggtgaTGGGGTCGAGCTTGACGATGGAGAAGGTGGCGGCAGCGAAGCAGTTCATAGAGAACCACTATAGAGCTCAGATGAAGAACATTCAAGAGCGCAAAGAGAG ACGATGGGTGTTAGAGAGGAAATTAGCGTCTACAGATGTGCCTAGGGAGGAAAAGATCAATCTAATCAAAGATTTAGAGCGAAAAGAGACAGAATTTATGCGACTAAAAAGGCACAAGATATGCGTTGATGATTTTGAGCTTTTAACAATCATTGGGAGGGGGGCCTTTGGTGAG GTCCGATTGTGCCGGGAGAAGAAATCTGGCAATATTTATGccatgaaaaagttgaagaaatctGAAATGGTTAAGAGAGGACAG GTGGAACACGTCAGAGCTGAGAGGAACTTGCTGGCAGAAGTTGCCAGCCATTGCATAGTGAAGCTTTATTACTCATTTCAGGATGCTGAGTACTTATATTTGATTATGGAATATCTGCCTGGTGGCGACATGATGACTCTACTGATGAGGGAAGACACCTTAACAGAAAATGTGGCTAGATTTTACATTGCACAGAGTGTCCTGGCCATAGAGTCTATTCACAAACATAATTACATTCACAG GGATATTAAGCCTGACAACCTTCTCCTGGACAAGTATGGCCATATGAAGCTCTCAGATTTTGGCCTCTGCAAGCCTCTTGATTGTACTACTTTATCTACACTGCATGAAAATAGTGTCATGGATGATGAAAACTCGAGAGATCCAATGGACATTGATGGTTGTTTTCCTGATGCGGGTAATGGGAGTACTTGGAAAAGCCCTCTTGAACAGCTTCAGCACTGGCAAATGAACAGAAGAAAGTTG GCATTTTCAACTGTGGGAACACCAGATTACATAGCTCCTGAAGTACTACTGAAAAAGGGATATGGAATGGAATGTGACTG GTGGTCACTGGGAGCAATAATGTATGAAATGCTTGTTGGTTACCCTCCATTTTATTCAGATGACCCGATAACCACATGCAGAAAG ATCGTTCATTggaaaaatcaattaaaatttcCAGAAGATGCAAAGTTGACGTTTGAGGCTAAGGATCTTATTTGCAGGTTGCTGTGTGATGTTGAACATAGGCTAGGTACTGGAGGTGCACACCAAATTaaa GCTCATCCTTGGTTCAAGGATGTCTTATGGGAGAAACTCTATGAAATGGAAGCAGCATTCATGCCAGAAGTCAATGGGGAGCTAGATACACAGAACTTTATGAAGTTTGATGAA TTGGATTCTCCAATCCCTGCAAGGAGTGGCTCGGGCCCCTCACGAAAG ATGCCATTAACTACAAAAGATCTAAGCTTTGTTGGCTATACATACAAGAATTTTGATGCTGTGAAAGGCTCTTCTG GTCTCAAAAGAAGCACGTCGCTGAAACAGCCATCAACTGATTCTATACATA ATTATACTACTAAACGGACTGTTGGGGAAACAGAGGCGCAGATACTCACATCCTCAGGCGATCCCAtgttatcataa